Within the Flavobacterium sp. CG_23.5 genome, the region GCTAAAGCCAGATTGTATTCTTCTAATCTAGCATCGATATAAGCAATATGCCGTTCTATTTTACTGGGATTGAAATTGTTTTTCTTAGAGTTTTGGGCTCTAAGTTTAGTACTGTCACCCGCGACAAGGCTTCCGCCAATCAGTTCAAAATGGGAAGCCATCTTCACCGTTGCTCGAAAGACACGCGCAATGGCTTTGGGATTGTCTTTTCTGAAATTGGCGATGGTGTTGTGATCTGGAACAAGTGCTTTTAGCAACCACATGAGTTCGATGTTGCGGGAACATTCTTTTTCGAGAGTTCGCGACGAACGCATGCGATTGAGATAACCGTAAATAAAAAGTTTGAGTAAATCCGACGGGTGATAGGCAGGTCTTCCGTTTTCGACAAAGTCGAAAGCAAAACCAAAATCACTCAATTTTAAACTATCCACAAAAAGGTCGATGAGCCTAATTTCATTGTCTTGCGCAATGGCATCATCAATTGATGAGGCAAAAAGTGGCAGTTGGTTTCTATTGGTTCCGTTGATGAATTTCATACTTAAATGTACAAAAAATCAATCGTATTACAAAATATTTTGAAAGATTTTTAATACAAATAAGGTAGCGAGAGCTAAAGAGGTTATTAGACAGTTTGACGTCCCGGCGCTACACGAGGTTTGGGACTAAAGATGCAAATTTTTTCGGTTAAGGACAAATTTCCCAAGTACAAAACCATTTTTACATTAAGCCAAATACCCAAATCTCGTGTAACGGCTGTTAGCACCAGTATTTCTTCTGTCACTTAGCATCCCATTGGTGTTTCAATAACTATCAATTTCGTAACGGTTTGTCCGTTGTCTTTACGTTTTCCAGTTACTCTTAAATGATAACGGCTAATTCCTACACCACTTGGATATTCAGTTGGTGTTTTTACTTTTTCTACCAGTTTAAGCCACTCGTCTCCACATTGTTCTTTTACTTTTTGCTTTAAATCGTCAATTGATATTTTTGGAAATTTTTCATTTTCCTTTTCAGAGTATTTGTCGCAAGTAAATTGTCCTGTGTTGTTTACTTGTAACTGTTTCCAGTCCGAGTAAAAATGTTTCCAGTCTGTCAAGTCGCAATGTGGACCTTCATTCATAATTGTTACACTCGTTTCGTAGCGTTGTTCAATTACCAAGTTAGTAAGTTGGTCACTTGAAATAGAAATAAGTTGACCTTCTATAGTTTCTCCAAGTTCAGCATAGATTTCAACTGTATCTTTTTGAATTTGGTCAATTTTTCTCTCTTCGTCATAAATTATTAAGCGATTTATGGAAATAGAAAGTTCATTAAATTTTATGGTTGTAATTGTGTCAGCTTCCTCATCGTCTTTTGCAATTATCGTTGAGTTATTTGGTTGATTAGAAATATTAGTTGTGTCGTTTACAATACTACCATTTTGGTTCGTCTCCGTTTTATTTGTCGATGAGTTGTTACACGAACAAAGTGTCGTAATTGTCAAGATGATGATTATGTTTTGTAGTGTGGTCATAATATTGGTGCTAACTTGTATATAGGCGAAACAAACCTTCGTATATACACCCAAATCTGGGTGGATTGGCGAAGGTTTGTTTCGCTTTATTTTTATTCAAATATATAATAATAATCTTATAAACTATTAATCAAGCATTTATTTTCGGAATGCTTTTTGAATTTACATCGGGACTATTTTAGTTGTCATTACCACTTTCTTGCGTGAGGGATAGCAGTGAAAATCCTCTCTCGTCTCGTTCTTAAAACGAGACGAGAGAGATTGTAACGGATAGCCCGACCTTGTTGCTATAAAAAACAGCGTTTTGAAATCCTATTTTCTGCAACGAGGTCACGCCCAAATTATAAATGGTAGCAGGTGGATTAATGTAGGAGTTACAAATAATTATAAACTAAAAAATATAGCGCACTTTGCGAAAAACTTTGCGAACTTTGCGGTAAAATAAAAGAATATGAAAATAAACCTAAAAAACGGAATCGATAAGCTCCTTTTCGGGATGAAACAGAATGATGTTACCGCTATTTACGGTAAGCCGGACAGGAATTATAAAGACGAAGACAACAATGTAATTTTCGCTTATAATGTGCTGAAAATACGTATTACGTTCTATGTTGAAGAAGATTTGAGATTAGGTTATATCGTGGCTTCTAGTCCAGATTTAGAATTATTCGGTAATAAAATTATCAATAGAAAAATCAGTGATGTCAAGAAAGACTTGGCTCCAAAAGGACTTATTAAATTCACACAAGAAGAATTTGATACTTTTGAGAACTATTTCAACGAAGAAAATTGGATTATCTTTCAAACAGAATTTGATGAAGTGGTGAAATTTGAAATTGGTGCTATCATCAATGAAAAAGATGAATTTGATTGGAAATTTGGAAAGAAATAAGGGAATTTTTGACCACAAATTCGCTAATTTTTGGTTTTAAATAGGTCTAAGGATTAACCCAATTTTAAATTTGCGAATTCGCAGTAGTTTTAAATTTAGCTCTTAAACACAAAACCCGATACATTTCAAAAATGTATCGGGTTTTTTTATAAAAATAGTTTAATAAAGACTGTTTTATTTTGTTGTTACAGGTTGCTTTTCAAACATTTCCAATTCAAAAACAAGATTAGCATTTGGTGGAATTACTCCGCCAGCACCTCTTTCTCCATACGCTAATTTTGATGGGATAAACACCACCGCTTTGTCTCCGTAAGTCATTAAACTCAATGCTTCCATAAATCCTGGAATCATTCCGTCTTTTTTACCTGCTTCAAAAGGAAAAGCTTGGTAACCGTTTTGAGCGCCTCTGTTAGCATCGTATTTTCCGTATGCTTTCGAAACGTCTTCATAACTGCTGTCAAATAAAGTTCCGTCTTCAAAATAACCAGCGTAATGAAAATAAAATGTCGAACCGTTAACAGGTTTTACACCATTTCCTTTTTGGACTATTTTATACGCTAAACCAGAAGGAGTAGCAATGGCAGTAGCTTTTGTTTTTGCTAGATATGCCACTTTTGCTGCAATAACAGGACTGTATTTTTCCATGTACACTCTTTTGCTTTCTGCTTGAATTGCCATTTGCTTTTTTTGGTTTTCAGCATCAATCAAAGTTTGTTTTTTAGCATCTTCGGCTTTATTACCATAATAATCTGAGAATACTTTTGGTGCATCAAATTGTTTTGCTAAAGTACCTTTTCTGGTAATCGTAATTTTTTTCATGACATCATCTTGAGCAATCAAGTTTACAATGTTCATTCCTTGCGTAACATGACCAAAAATGGTGTGTTTCCCGTTTAACCAAGGAGTGTCTTTATGGGTGATGAAAAACTGACTTGAATTTGTAGCAGGACCAGAATTGGCCATAGCCAAAATTCCGCCTTTGTCAAATTTCAAATCGGTGAATTCATCTTTATATGCATATCCTGCGCCACCAGACCCATTCCCAGAAGGATCTCCACCTTGAATCATAAAATCTTTAATGACTCTGTGAAATTTTAAACCATCAAAAAATGGTTTTCCTTTTAGTTTTTCATCTGTTACAAAAGTGTTTTTTCCTTCCGCAAGCGCAATAAAACTGGCGACAGTAACGGGTGTTTTTTGATATTCCAATTGAACTACAATATCTCCTTTGGTAGTTGAAATCGTTGCAAAAATACCGTCTGTTGCTACAGGAACTTTTGGAGTTACCTTAACTGTAGTAGCAGGTTTTTTACCTGAAGTTGGTTTCTTTTTAACTTGGGCTTGTACATTCAGTACTCCCAAAAACAATAAAAATAGAATTTTAAATTTCATTTTCTAATAATTTAAGTCGGACAAATTTTTGAATTATAATTTTTGTGAAATAACTTTTTGGATGTAATTTTAAAATAGTTCTCGATACCGTCACTTCGAGTGGCGTAGCGTATCGAGAAGTTTGTTCCATTACATTACACAAAAACCACTCGAACCGACGTTTCTCTAGATTACATCCTTACTGAAAAATATTATTTTGGCATTGCATCCAATAATTCGATTTCAAAAATAATATTGGCATTTGGGGGAATAACTCCGCCAGCGCCTGCTGCTCCATAGCCTAATCGTGATGGGATAAAAATTACTGCTTTATCTCCCAAAGATAATTGTTCTATTCCCTCAATGAAACCAGGAATCATGCCATCTTTTTTCCCAGCTTGAAAAGGGATAGGTTGGTATCCGTTTTGAGCTGCTCTGTTTGGATCGTATTTCCCAAAAGTTTTAGCAACTCCTTCGATACTGGAATCAAACAATTCTCCGTCTTCAAGAAAACCGGCATAATGAATAAAAACACTAGCGCCATTTACTGGTTTTTTACCACTTCCTTTTTTAGTGATAACATATTTTAATCCAGAAGGAGTAGTAGTTGCTTTGGCTTTTTGATCTGCGAAATAAGCTATTTTTTGATCGCGAACTGCTTTGTATTTTGTATTGTACAGTCTTTTGTTTTCGGTATCAATAGCCAATTGTTTCTTTTGGTTTTCCGATTCTACTGCAAAATAATCATGAAATGTTTTTATTGCATCAAACTTTTTTGCTGCTTCACCATTTCTGATAATAGTCACTTTATTCATGAAATCATTTTCTTCAATTTTGTTGACTACTTCCATCCCTTTTCCTACGACATGCCCAAAAATGGTGTGTTTGCCATCTAACCAAGGCGTTGCAACATGAGTGATAAAAAACTGACTGCTGTTAGTCATTGGACCATTATTGGCCATGGCCAAAATACCACCGTTGTCAAATTTCAAATCAGAAAACTCATCTTTAAATTTATATCCTGTATCGCCAGATCCAGTTCCTAGCGGATCTCCGCCTTGAATCATGAAATCTTTGAGTACTCTGTGAAATTTTAGTCCATCATAAAACGGTCTTTTTTTAAGATTTTCATTGGTCACGAATTCATTTTTTCCTTCTGCCAAAGTAACAAAGTTAGCCACTGTAATAGGTGCTTTTTGAAAGTCTAATTGTACGGTTATATCTCCTTTATTAGTTTCAATTTTGGCATACAAGCCATCAGGAAGATCGTTGTGTTCTTCTTTACATGAATAAAATGTGGCAATTACAAGGAATACGAATAGGATGCTTTTTTTCATTTCTAAATTTATTATTTATTGGGTTAGTGTATCTTTTACCGGAGCTTCAGCAGCGACTTCCGGTTTAACTGCGGGAGCAAGTGGTTTTACTTCATTTTGCTTCTTATAGACTTTTTCGGGCATGAAATCGCGTAAAGTCACAATAACGAGTAAGGGTTGATTGGTTCCAATTTTCTTGTTGTCTCCATGATAACCATAGCCCATGTGAGAGTTGAAAAGAAAATTTACTTTCTCTTTTTTATGCATTAATTTTATTCCGTCTCTCAAGCCCATCATGATATTTTGCTTGTCAACATAATACGTTTGAGGTCTCAATTCCAATTCAGAATAAATGATATTTCCTTTCAAATCTTTTATTTCATAGTCAAAGAAAGCGATATCTCCTTTTTTTGGAGTAAGAGTATCTAATTCGTTTTTTGTCGTATAAGAATACCAATATCCTTTTGTAGAAGCGATGAATTTCACTTTAGGATTTCTTTTGATTACGGCATTAATTTGTGCTTCTTCAACAGAAATTAATTTTTTATTGCGTTCTATCGATTTCTTCATGAAACTTCCTGAGGCTTGGGAAAGCGGTCTTCTGGCTTCCTGATGTTGTTTACAGCTGGAAACTAACAGCAATAAAAATAATACAATTGCGATGGCATGGCTATTTTTCATGATGTATTATAGAGTTAGTTTTTGTACTAGATCTTCAAATTTATTTATTGTTTCTTGCATCGAAAGTTCTGATTTTCCACCTGCAGCATTGCGATGTCCGCCACCATGGAAATAATCTCTTGCAAATTGATTGACATCAAAATCACCTTGTGAGCGGAACGAAATTTTAATAATTTTTTCTTCTTTATTTTCGATGAAAATAGCTGTAAAGTTAATTCCTTTTATGCTCAATCCATAATTTACAATTCCTTCGGTATCGCCTTTTACATAATCAAAAGAGTTCAACTCGTCCTGAGTCAACGTAGTGTAAGCCGTTTTATGTTCCGTAATCACTTTCATGTTTTGAAGCGCTCTTCCCAATAATTGTAAACGTCCGTAAGAACTGTTGTCAAAAAGTAAGGTTGGAATCTCCGTATTTTCGACACCTAAATCAATTAATTCGGCAACGATTCTGTGCGTGTTTCCAGTTGTTTTTGGAAATCTAAAAGAACCTGAATCGGTAAGAATTCCAGTATAAATGCAGGTACCTATTGTTTTATCAATATCTGATTTTTTTCCAAGAAGAGAAATGAACTTGTAAAGCATTTCACAAGTCGAGCCAAAAGAAGTATCTGAATAGGTGAACGCAGCATAATCATCCGGTTTTTGATGATGGTCAATCATTACGAACGGCGCTTTTAACTTGTTCAAAACGTTTTCCATTTCACCTACGCGGTGCAAAGCATTGAAATCTAATGTAAAAATGAGTTCTGCTTCTTCAAGGATTTTGGTGCAGTTTTCTTTATCTTTTTCGTAAATTTTTACCGTTTCTGATCCCGGCATCCAAGCCAAGAAATCAGGAAATTCATTTGGCGAAACCACAACAGGTTGATGGTGATTTTTTAATAAAAAATGATACAACCCTAAAGTAGAACCCATAGCATCTCCGTCAGGACCTCGGTGTGGGATTATGGCAATTTTTTTTGGCGTTGATAATAACAACTGTATCGCTTGAATGTCTTGTATTTTCATAGATTGCGAAATTACATTTTTTTAATCTAATGTTGAAATCATTAACACGAATTTCACCTATTATAAAAGGTTGGTTTCTTTTCTTTTAAAATTTTGATAGAAACGGTATTTGGGTCCTTTTACAATCTGTGAGTGATAAATCCCAACAGACCCTGAAGAAAAATAAGCGATTAAACAGGCGATGCCAACAAAAAAGCCGCTTTCTACTCCAAAAAGTTCCATTCCCATTACCGTGCAGGCAATCGGAGTATGGGTAGCTCCGGCGAAAACAGCGACGAATCCCATTCCTGCCAAAATAGATGTAGGCAAAGGGACAATTAGTGATAAAGCGCTTCCAAGAGTGGCCCCAATAAAGAATAATGGTGTTACTTCTCCGCCTTTGAAACCTGCCCCAAGTGTAAAACCAGTAAACAGTATTTTGAAAAGGAAATCGAAAGGAGCATTAGGGATTGAAAATGCATCCACAATTACAGGAATTCCTAAACCTGTGTATTTTGTCGTTCCAATGAAATAAAATGCTATTGCTAGTATGATTCCTCCTATAAAAGGGCGAAGCGGAGGAAATGATATAGTTTTCGAAAATAAAGTTCCCCAGAAGTGGGTGCTTCGGGAAAATAACATGGCAGCTAAGCCAAATAACAGACTTGCAAAAATCATCCAAAGTAGCGTGATGAAAGTGAGTTCAGGGATGATAGGAATGCTGTACTGCGTGTGTTTTACTTGCCAAAGTTCGACGGTGAAATAGGCGATGTAGGCAGTCAAAAAAGATAATGGAATGCTTCTAAAACTAATTTTGCTGAAATATAAAACTTCCAAAGCAAATAAGGCTCCGGCCACTGGTGTTCCAAAAATGGATGCAAAACCCGCGCTGATTCCTAAAATTACAATCGTTTTTCTTTCAGAATTATCAAGGTTAAAAACGCTTGTAAATTGATCGGCAATAGCTCCTCCCATTTGTACAACTGTTCCTTCACGACCAGCGGAGCCTCCAAAAAGATGAGTAATTAAGGTACCTATCAATACTAAAGGTGCCATCTTTAGCGGAATGGTTTTTTGCGGATTCTCGTATTCTTCCAGCAATAAATTATTGCCTTTTACAACTTCTTGTCCAAAATAGTAATATCCCAATCCTATCATAAGACCGCCAATTGGCAAAAGCCAAATGATCCAATTGTTGTGTTCTCTAATTTGTGTAACCCATTCTAAAGCGACTAAAAAAAACGCGGAAGCCGAGCCCGAAAAAAGTCCTATTGTTGTGCAAATGGCAATCCATTTGACGGTGAGAAATATGATTTTTTTTATTTTTTCTAAATTCATTAGATTCAATAGTAGAAGTAACTTGGCGTTTTTTTTTGGCTAAAGTATTACAATCCTTCTTGAATTAATGGTTTTTCAGCAGCAATAGCTGTAAATTCTATTTCGACTAAATACTCTGGCGCAACCAATTTGCTGATTTCATAAAAACCAGTGGTTGGTTTCACGTCTTTAAAAAATTTAGCGTGAGCGGTTGCAACGGCATCAAAAGTAGTAATGTCAGTGGTAAATATTCGAGTACGAATGACATCTTTCATACTTGCATCTAGATCCTCAAGAACTTTTTCCACTCGTTCAAGAATGTTTAATGTTTGTGCATGTGCATCATCAGCTCTTACTTTTTCACCGTCAACTATCGCCACCGTTCCAGAAACTTCAATGATATTTCCAATGCGAACTGCTCTGCAATAGCCCATTTTGTCTTCCCAAGGGGAACCTGTCAATATGTTTTCTCTTTTCATTTTTACTAATTTTTGGTTGTTAATAGTATTTACTTTCCAAATTTTAATAGGCAATATGAAATTTGGTATATTTTTTGCAATTTATAAAAAATAACGAAATGAAAATCATCAATTTTAAATTGT harbors:
- a CDS encoding peptidylprolyl isomerase, which translates into the protein MKFKILFLLFLGVLNVQAQVKKKPTSGKKPATTVKVTPKVPVATDGIFATISTTKGDIVVQLEYQKTPVTVASFIALAEGKNTFVTDEKLKGKPFFDGLKFHRVIKDFMIQGGDPSGNGSGGAGYAYKDEFTDLKFDKGGILAMANSGPATNSSQFFITHKDTPWLNGKHTIFGHVTQGMNIVNLIAQDDVMKKITITRKGTLAKQFDAPKVFSDYYGNKAEDAKKQTLIDAENQKKQMAIQAESKRVYMEKYSPVIAAKVAYLAKTKATAIATPSGLAYKIVQKGNGVKPVNGSTFYFHYAGYFEDGTLFDSSYEDVSKAYGKYDANRGAQNGYQAFPFEAGKKDGMIPGFMEALSLMTYGDKAVVFIPSKLAYGERGAGGVIPPNANLVFELEMFEKQPVTTK
- a CDS encoding peptidylprolyl isomerase, whose product is MKKSILFVFLVIATFYSCKEEHNDLPDGLYAKIETNKGDITVQLDFQKAPITVANFVTLAEGKNEFVTNENLKKRPFYDGLKFHRVLKDFMIQGGDPLGTGSGDTGYKFKDEFSDLKFDNGGILAMANNGPMTNSSQFFITHVATPWLDGKHTIFGHVVGKGMEVVNKIEENDFMNKVTIIRNGEAAKKFDAIKTFHDYFAVESENQKKQLAIDTENKRLYNTKYKAVRDQKIAYFADQKAKATTTPSGLKYVITKKGSGKKPVNGASVFIHYAGFLEDGELFDSSIEGVAKTFGKYDPNRAAQNGYQPIPFQAGKKDGMIPGFIEGIEQLSLGDKAVIFIPSRLGYGAAGAGGVIPPNANIIFEIELLDAMPK
- the gldI gene encoding gliding motility-associated peptidyl-prolyl isomerase GldI yields the protein MKNSHAIAIVLFLLLLVSSCKQHQEARRPLSQASGSFMKKSIERNKKLISVEEAQINAVIKRNPKVKFIASTKGYWYSYTTKNELDTLTPKKGDIAFFDYEIKDLKGNIIYSELELRPQTYYVDKQNIMMGLRDGIKLMHKKEKVNFLFNSHMGYGYHGDNKKIGTNQPLLVIVTLRDFMPEKVYKKQNEVKPLAPAVKPEVAAEAPVKDTLTQ
- a CDS encoding DHH family phosphoesterase, with amino-acid sequence MKIQDIQAIQLLLSTPKKIAIIPHRGPDGDAMGSTLGLYHFLLKNHHQPVVVSPNEFPDFLAWMPGSETVKIYEKDKENCTKILEEAELIFTLDFNALHRVGEMENVLNKLKAPFVMIDHHQKPDDYAAFTYSDTSFGSTCEMLYKFISLLGKKSDIDKTIGTCIYTGILTDSGSFRFPKTTGNTHRIVAELIDLGVENTEIPTLLFDNSSYGRLQLLGRALQNMKVITEHKTAYTTLTQDELNSFDYVKGDTEGIVNYGLSIKGINFTAIFIENKEEKIIKISFRSQGDFDVNQFARDYFHGGGHRNAAGGKSELSMQETINKFEDLVQKLTL
- a CDS encoding voltage-gated chloride channel family protein; the encoded protein is MNLEKIKKIIFLTVKWIAICTTIGLFSGSASAFFLVALEWVTQIREHNNWIIWLLPIGGLMIGLGYYYFGQEVVKGNNLLLEEYENPQKTIPLKMAPLVLIGTLITHLFGGSAGREGTVVQMGGAIADQFTSVFNLDNSERKTIVILGISAGFASIFGTPVAGALFALEVLYFSKISFRSIPLSFLTAYIAYFTVELWQVKHTQYSIPIIPELTFITLLWMIFASLLFGLAAMLFSRSTHFWGTLFSKTISFPPLRPFIGGIILAIAFYFIGTTKYTGLGIPVIVDAFSIPNAPFDFLFKILFTGFTLGAGFKGGEVTPLFFIGATLGSALSLIVPLPTSILAGMGFVAVFAGATHTPIACTVMGMELFGVESGFFVGIACLIAYFSSGSVGIYHSQIVKGPKYRFYQNFKRKETNLL
- a CDS encoding RidA family protein produces the protein MKRENILTGSPWEDKMGYCRAVRIGNIIEVSGTVAIVDGEKVRADDAHAQTLNILERVEKVLEDLDASMKDVIRTRIFTTDITTFDAVATAHAKFFKDVKPTTGFYEISKLVAPEYLVEIEFTAIAAEKPLIQEGL